One window from the genome of Malus domestica chromosome 01, GDT2T_hap1 encodes:
- the LOC103444663 gene encoding uncharacterized protein At1g51745-like isoform X3, translated as MCVMDSTDSGAGEFSVGSIVWVRRRNGSWWPGKIVGPEELSTSHLTSPRSGTPVKLLGREDASVDWYNLEKSKRVKAFRCGEFDDCIEKAESAQGMPIKKREKYARREDAILHALELEKQLLKKQGKLGVESTGVICKAKRSKIVYFPAESGESLEYEASPSNHVASSASPVGARPHAESMISENTSGFTEDDSDSSETDTSESESDSSETEPEMDEDMPLLSEPEVGRYEAQEHKIMVDEDPDEFSHSGDMSHLYSHDPLFASEAVSKWQLKGKRNIRNLTKKSVDATYGKGYNYGPYSEEKTEFIGLEDEYSMASRAATRSRNSVGQNMIDWEDWTWEDRSARNEYWDIKRERFNPVYDGRHRYRRRPKYLIDVDLKVQASYQKEPVPIVSLMSKLNGKAIIGHPIQIEALEDGSSNSLLSTVDEFGEAIDNNGVVTLPHAWRTARRTANVRVPRPHLSSALDGDETADYLRFSDEESRPPFKKLNIGSFSNKASQGKGSLPNSSRLPTDRKFSKKAAKKVILSSSQKTRTISSIPVEQNFSNKPIHHDSSSYQRDGLIKPESSGAAKTVACIPVKLVFSRLLEKINRPPSKAVILLNSEKERNS; from the exons ATGTGTGTTATGGATAGTACGGATTCAGGTGCGGGCGAGTTCAGTGTAGGATCGATCGTCTGGGTGAGGCGGAGGAACGGGTCGTGGTGGCCGGGGAAGATAGTGGGCCCGGAAGAGCTCTCCACTTCGCATCTCACGTCGCCTCGCTCTGGGACCCCCGTCAAGCTCCTAGGCAGAGAGGACGCCAGTGT TGACTGGTACAATTTGGAAAAATCGAAGCGTGTTAAGGCATTTCGATGCGGTGAGTTTGATGATTGTATTGAGAAGGCTGAATCAGCGCAGGGTATGCCtataaagaaaagagagaaatatGCACGTCGAGAAGATGCTATTCTTCATGCGCTTGAACTTGAGAAGCAGCTATTGAAGAAACAAGGAAAGTTAG GAGTGGAGTCGACTGGAGTTATTTGCAAGGCAAAGAGGAGTAAAATTGTATATTTTCCAGCTGAGTCTGGTGAATCCTTGGAGTACGAAGCGTCTCCTTCAAACCATGTAGCGAGCTCAGCCTCCCCAGTTGGCGCTCGTCCTCATGCTGAATCCATGATTTCAGAGAACACTTCTGGCTTTACAGAGGATGACTCTGATTCTTCTGAAACTGATACTTCCGAGTCCGAGTCGGATTCATCTGAGACCGAACCAGAAATGGATGAAGACATGCCTTTACTTTCAG AACCAGAAGTGGGAAGATATGAAGCACAAGAACACAAAATCATGGTTGATGAGGACCCTGATGAATTCTCGCATTCCGGTGATATGTCTCACCTCTATAGTCATGACCCTTTATTTGCTAGTGAAGCTGTTTCCAAATGGCAGTTGAAAGGGAAAAGGAATATCCGCAATCTTACGAAAAAGTCAGTGGATGCAACTTACGGCAAAGGCTATAATTATGGACCATATTCTGAAGAAAAG ACTGAGTTTATTGGACTGGAAGATGAATACTCCATGGCATCAAGAGCTGCAACAAGAAGTCGAAACAGTGTTGGTCAGAATATGATTGATTGGGAGGACTGGACCTGGGAGGATAGGTCTGCTAGGAACGAGTACTGGGACATCAAAAGAGAACGCTTTAACCCGGTATATGATGGCCGTCATCGTTATCGCAGGAGGCCAAAATACTTGATAGATGTTGACTTGAAGGTCCAGGCAAGTTACCAAAAGGAGCCTGTTCCAATTGTTTCTCTGATGAGCAAGTTAAATGGGAAGGCAATAATAGGGCACCCAATCCAAATTGAAGCCTTggaagatgggtcatccaactCGCTTCTTTCAACAGTTGATGAATTTGGTGAAGCAATTGACAATAATGGGGTTGTAACTCTTCCACATGCATGGAGGACAGCAAGGAGAACAGCAAATGTTCGAGTCCCACGCCCTCATTTATCATCCGCATTGGATGGTGATGAAACTGCTGACTACCTTCGCTTTTCAGATGAAGAAAGCAGACCACcatttaagaaattaaatataGGGAGCTTCAGTAACAAGGCAAGCCAGGGCAAAGGGAGCCTTCCTAACAGCTCTCGGCTTCCCACTGACAGAAAGTTCTCAAAAAAAGCGGCCAAGAAAGTGATCCTATCGTCAAGCCAGAAAACGAGGACTATATCTTCAATACCCGTTGAACAGAATTTTAGTAACAAGCCTATACACCATGACAGCAGTAGTTATCAAAGGGATGGGCTGATCAAGCCGGAGTCTTCTGGGGCTGCTAAGACCGTAGCTTGCATACCCGTGAAATTAGTATTCAGTAGGTTACTTGAGAAGATCAATAGGCCGCCATCAAAAGCAGTTATTTTATTGAATAGCGAAAAGGAGAGAAATTCATGA
- the LOC103444663 gene encoding uncharacterized protein At1g51745-like isoform X1, translating to MCVMDSTDSGAGEFSVGSIVWVRRRNGSWWPGKIVGPEELSTSHLTSPRSGTPVKLLGREDASVDWYNLEKSKRVKAFRCGEFDDCIEKAESAQGMPIKKREKYARREDAILHALELEKQLLKKQGKLGINSERLNSKLSGVVKKELVISSESLGIDNVKLGNSKSHTSHRNDIIGSPMSFERVKEGIQPSGDDDHSEVMPRMRGLQDFGLQIAPSKRKISSLASNGSWKSTFNGTDPALSRSGLGMGRTSHVNGKHSLEKRRRSHDGLSDEILVKRPDKRRPLVQVLQNSAKLAVPQCLHPDSTTLSTSISGVESTGVICKAKRSKIVYFPAESGESLEYEASPSNHVASSASPVGARPHAESMISENTSGFTEDDSDSSETDTSESESDSSETEPEMDEDMPLLSEPEVGRYEAQEHKIMVDEDPDEFSHSGDMSHLYSHDPLFASEAVSKWQLKGKRNIRNLTKKSVDATYGKGYNYGPYSEEKTEFIGLEDEYSMASRAATRSRNSVGQNMIDWEDWTWEDRSARNEYWDIKRERFNPVYDGRHRYRRRPKYLIDVDLKVQASYQKEPVPIVSLMSKLNGKAIIGHPIQIEALEDGSSNSLLSTVDEFGEAIDNNGVVTLPHAWRTARRTANVRVPRPHLSSALDGDETADYLRFSDEESRPPFKKLNIGSFSNKASQGKGSLPNSSRLPTDRKFSKKAAKKVILSSSQKTRTISSIPVEQNFSNKPIHHDSSSYQRDGLIKPESSGAAKTVACIPVKLVFSRLLEKINRPPSKAVILLNSEKERNS from the exons ATGTGTGTTATGGATAGTACGGATTCAGGTGCGGGCGAGTTCAGTGTAGGATCGATCGTCTGGGTGAGGCGGAGGAACGGGTCGTGGTGGCCGGGGAAGATAGTGGGCCCGGAAGAGCTCTCCACTTCGCATCTCACGTCGCCTCGCTCTGGGACCCCCGTCAAGCTCCTAGGCAGAGAGGACGCCAGTGT TGACTGGTACAATTTGGAAAAATCGAAGCGTGTTAAGGCATTTCGATGCGGTGAGTTTGATGATTGTATTGAGAAGGCTGAATCAGCGCAGGGTATGCCtataaagaaaagagagaaatatGCACGTCGAGAAGATGCTATTCTTCATGCGCTTGAACTTGAGAAGCAGCTATTGAAGAAACAAGGAAAGTTAGGTATAAATTCTGAACGCTTGAACAGTAAGTTATCTGGTGTTGTGAAAAAGGAGTTAGTTATATCTTCCGAGAGTTTGGGAATTGACAATGTAAAACTTGGAAATTCCAAGTCACATACATCTCATAGAAACGACATTATAGGCAGTCCTATGTCTTTTGAAAGAGTCAAAGAGGGGATTCAACCGAGTGGTGATGATGATCATTCTGAAGTCATGCCTCGGATGAGAGGCTTGCAAGACTTTGGTCTCCAAATTGCCCCTTCGAAGCGAAAAATTTCTTCTCTTGCTTCAAATGGTTCTTGGAAATCCACATTTAATGGTACTGATCCAGCTCTTAGTCGCAGTGGTCTTGGCATGGGAAGAACAAGTCATGTGAATGGTAAACATTCTTTAGAGAAACGGAGAAGGTCACATGATGGATTGAGTGATGAAATTTTGGTCAAGAGACCTGATAAACGTCGTCCTCTTGTTCAAGTTTTGCAGAATAGTGCAAAATTAGCAGTCCCACAGTGCTTGCATCCTGACAGTACTACTCTTTCTACTTCTATTTCAGGAGTGGAGTCGACTGGAGTTATTTGCAAGGCAAAGAGGAGTAAAATTGTATATTTTCCAGCTGAGTCTGGTGAATCCTTGGAGTACGAAGCGTCTCCTTCAAACCATGTAGCGAGCTCAGCCTCCCCAGTTGGCGCTCGTCCTCATGCTGAATCCATGATTTCAGAGAACACTTCTGGCTTTACAGAGGATGACTCTGATTCTTCTGAAACTGATACTTCCGAGTCCGAGTCGGATTCATCTGAGACCGAACCAGAAATGGATGAAGACATGCCTTTACTTTCAG AACCAGAAGTGGGAAGATATGAAGCACAAGAACACAAAATCATGGTTGATGAGGACCCTGATGAATTCTCGCATTCCGGTGATATGTCTCACCTCTATAGTCATGACCCTTTATTTGCTAGTGAAGCTGTTTCCAAATGGCAGTTGAAAGGGAAAAGGAATATCCGCAATCTTACGAAAAAGTCAGTGGATGCAACTTACGGCAAAGGCTATAATTATGGACCATATTCTGAAGAAAAG ACTGAGTTTATTGGACTGGAAGATGAATACTCCATGGCATCAAGAGCTGCAACAAGAAGTCGAAACAGTGTTGGTCAGAATATGATTGATTGGGAGGACTGGACCTGGGAGGATAGGTCTGCTAGGAACGAGTACTGGGACATCAAAAGAGAACGCTTTAACCCGGTATATGATGGCCGTCATCGTTATCGCAGGAGGCCAAAATACTTGATAGATGTTGACTTGAAGGTCCAGGCAAGTTACCAAAAGGAGCCTGTTCCAATTGTTTCTCTGATGAGCAAGTTAAATGGGAAGGCAATAATAGGGCACCCAATCCAAATTGAAGCCTTggaagatgggtcatccaactCGCTTCTTTCAACAGTTGATGAATTTGGTGAAGCAATTGACAATAATGGGGTTGTAACTCTTCCACATGCATGGAGGACAGCAAGGAGAACAGCAAATGTTCGAGTCCCACGCCCTCATTTATCATCCGCATTGGATGGTGATGAAACTGCTGACTACCTTCGCTTTTCAGATGAAGAAAGCAGACCACcatttaagaaattaaatataGGGAGCTTCAGTAACAAGGCAAGCCAGGGCAAAGGGAGCCTTCCTAACAGCTCTCGGCTTCCCACTGACAGAAAGTTCTCAAAAAAAGCGGCCAAGAAAGTGATCCTATCGTCAAGCCAGAAAACGAGGACTATATCTTCAATACCCGTTGAACAGAATTTTAGTAACAAGCCTATACACCATGACAGCAGTAGTTATCAAAGGGATGGGCTGATCAAGCCGGAGTCTTCTGGGGCTGCTAAGACCGTAGCTTGCATACCCGTGAAATTAGTATTCAGTAGGTTACTTGAGAAGATCAATAGGCCGCCATCAAAAGCAGTTATTTTATTGAATAGCGAAAAGGAGAGAAATTCATGA
- the LOC103436455 gene encoding altered inheritance rate of mitochondria protein 25-like — MNWTRFSTKVYKTCAAKSKCGSSFCHIRKPHQNAIEDTKSIWVHCGFQSQRGSLPATSCPQDGSCVATVAKDFEQRLIGARNVISKFKGSSMWSEQRPVSLSRQFGHKAGTGGDPELTRDFLVQLWVADRKMEQSKRKRRGKAVKYIKKSPYHYSSYGWYPSAPFSQAVSYDEDEPNMTQPPPSQSISGYLKPESPEEAQVMPLLARSNLLITRDIEWANLAFGFEQENRYGIVDVCYPESPVGLIREQSHVIARQLLRLRRPFVALVTDAMGNELFRVRRPFWWITSSIYVEINGKEIGVVHRRWHLWRRVYDLYLGDKQFAVVENPGFWHWTFTLKDIDGGVLGEIDREWRGFGFEIFTDAGQYVIRFGSSDPSSITGPSRIEELEVVRPLTLLERAVTVALAISLDNDYFSRHGGWGLPFYEVGE; from the exons ATGAATTGGACAAGGTTTTCCACCAAGGTTTACAAAACTTGTGCGGCAAAATCCAAATGTGGATCCTCATTCTGTCATATCAGAAAACCCCATCAGAATGCTATTGAAGACACCAAAAGCATTTGGGTCCACTGTGGTTTTCAGTCTCAAAGAGGAAGTCTACCTGCTACTTCATGCCCTCAGGATGGATCCTGTGTTGCTACTGTAGCTAAAGATTTTGAGCAGCGGTTGATTGGAgcaagaaatgtaatttcaaagTTTAAAGGAAGTTCCATGTGGTCTGAACAGAGACCGGTATCTTTGTCTCGTCAGTTTGGACACAAGGCTGGTACTGGCGGTGATCCTGAATTGACTAGGGACTTCCTTGTACAGCTCTGGGTTGCAGATAGGAAAATGGAACAGTctaaaagaaagagaagagggaAAGCTGTTAAGTATATTAAAAAATCACCGTACCATTATTCATCCTATGGATGGTATCCAAGTGCACCTTTCAGTCAAGCAGTCTCTTATGATGAGGATGAACCCAATATGACACAACCGCCCCCAAGCCAATCCATCTCAGGATATCTGAAGCCAGAATCTCCAGAAGAA gccCAGGTGATGCCTCTTCTTGCTAGATCAAATCTGCTGATTACTAGGGATATAGAGTGGGCAAATCTTGCTTTTGGATTTGAGCAG GAAAATCGGTATGGAATAGTGGATGTGTGCTACCCAGAGTCA cctGTTGGTTTGATTCGTGAGCAGAGTCATGTTATTGCTAGACAG TTGCTTCGTCTCAGGCGCCCTTTTGTTGCTCTTGTAACTGATGCCATGGGTAATGAGCTCTTTAGG gTTCGCAGGCCTTTTTGGTGGATAACCAGCTCAATTTATGTAGAGATCAATGGTAAG GAAATCGGTGTGGTTCACAGACGATGGCATCTTTGGAGGAGGGTGTATGATTTGTACCTAGG GGATAAACAGTTTGCAGTTGTAGAAAATCCTGGCTTCTGGCATTGGACTTTTACTTTGAAGGACATTGATGGGGGAGTTTTGGGTGAGATAGATCGTGAGTGGAGGGGTTTTGGCTTTGAG ATTTTCACTGATGCAGGGCAATATGTGATTCGGTTTGGGAGTTCTGATCCCAGCTCTATTACTGGTCCTTCTAGAATTGAAGAGTTGGAAGTTGTTCGACCACTGACTCTGCTAGAGAGAGCTGTAACTGTTGCTCTTGCCATATCGTTGGACAATGACTATTTCTCACGACACGGTGGATG GGGATTGCCATTTTATGAAGTAGGAGAATAG
- the LOC103444652 gene encoding acidic leucine-rich nuclear phosphoprotein 32-related protein-like yields MDFSTLSRRELQTLCKRNKLPANLTNVAMADSLKNLELVEGIEELLNQSPQKTMNGSLSIPRTAGRTSVRRKPIIEEPESSQTLTRSRRGTRREVAEEVVDQEKTEVVPKTPAAPSTRRRAPATSACQKMETQKETSSVQKSVYNTRRSVRLLEKTMASLSLGYENTMPLKMNELSTEMNNDSEKTDDCSVDEGSSMQTVSEASSERVDVSEVSLENEGQLKGDVEENSKADVIEVDDFEQKSEAESEVYESKSTSDDIVVSEVMDAAYDKKPNDEGTENCLAAKVSDDISAEDMDHFIAAENPEDNITTVEDQNLENDGSDSKSAAGETEEVKDVANVEEAAKPKALTLSLSGEQQPMLSGKDSVPEADYNEKFDFESDSVKDGDIESDSTEGVFSEDEATDENLVECEEFESSKTESMTEEGSDDDITEEGEEFGEGSLVDANNGNEVAEVVAVANVQEINNSEVDVCVKGAPALDKAPTLPPLEAEQLSLQFPRPTFSKPGKSPSKKRSEVTSCIFDDNEENIDDGNDNGGVEIKRDADATGKDSGESELEAKSLRQLRKMLKSQLKIKTEDKTVEKPRTALQEVPENQMAGSGN; encoded by the exons ATGGATTTCTCCACCCTTTCCAGAAGAGAGCTCCAGACTCTGTGCAAGAGGAACAAACTCCCAGCCAACCTCACCAATGTCGCCATGGCTGATTCTCTCAAGAATCTCGAACTC GTGgaaggaattgaagagttgCTGAATCAATCTCCACAGAAAACAATGAACGGTTCATTAAGTATCCCTCGTACTGCTGGAAGAACCTCCGTTCGAAGAAAGCCGATCATTGAAGAGCCAGAAAGTTCACAGACATTGACCCGCAGTCGCCGTGGGACAAGGCGAGAAGTTGCTGAAGAGGTGGTGGACCAGGAAAAGACTGAGGTGGTGCCTAAGACTCCCGCTGCACCAAGCACCCGGAGAAGGGCTCCTGCCACTTCCGCTTGCCAGAAGATGGAGACCCAGAAGGAGACATCTTCGGTGCAGAAGAGCGTGTATAACACTAGGCGATCCGTGAGGCTGCTGGAAAAGACCATGGCTAGCTTGAGCTTGGGGTATGAAAACACTATGCCTCTTAAGATGAATGAACTTTCCACAGAAATGAACAATGATTCGGAGAAGACTGATGATTGCTCAGTTGATGAGG GGTCTAGTATGCAGACGGTATCGGAGGCGAGCTCAGAGAGAGTTGATGTTTCTGAAGTTTCACTGGAGAATGAAGGGCAGTTGAAAGGTGATGTGGAGGAAAATAGCAAGGCTGATGTGATTGAAGTAGATGATTTCGAGCAGAAATCCGAAGCGGAATCTGAGGTATATGAATCAAAGTCAACCTCAGATGACATTGTGGTTTCAGAAGTAATGGATGCAGCATATGACAAGA AACCTAATGATGAAGGAACTGAAAATTGTTTGGCTGCTAAAGTTTCTGATGATATTTCTGCTGAGGACATGGACCATTTTATTGCTGCTGAGAACCCGGAAGATAATATCACTACGGTGGAGGATCAAAATCTTGAGAATGACGGTTCTGACTCGAAATCTGCTGCTGGGGAGACTGAAGAAGTTAAGGATGTGGCTAATGTAGAAGAAGCTGCTAAGCCTAAGGCATTGACTCTGAGCTTGTCTGGTGAACAGCAGCCTATGCTTAGTGGCAAGGACTCAGTGCCAGAGGCTGATTATAACGAGAAATTCGATTTTGAATCAGACTCTGTCAAGGATGGAGATATTGAATCAGACTCCACTGAAGGAGTATTTAGTGAAGATGAAGCCACGGATGAAAACTTAGTTGAGTGTGAGGAATTTGAATCTTCGAAAACGGAATCCATGACCGAAGAAGGTTCTGATGATGACATCACtgaggaaggagaagaatttGGTGAAGGAAGTTTGGTTGATGCTAACAATGGGAATGAAGTCGCAGAAGTCGTTGCCGTGGCAAATGTGCAAGAGATCAATAACTCTGAAGTTGATGTTTGTGTAAAAGGGGCTCCAGCTTTGGACAAGGCTCCAACACTGCCACCCTTGGAAGCTGAGCAGCTTTCGCTTCAGTTTCCCCGTCCAACTTTCTCAAAACCCGGGAAGTCTCCAAGCAAGAAGCGATCAGAAGTCACGAGCTGCATCTTTGATGACAATGAGGAGAACATTGATGATGGCAATGACAATGGAGGAGTTGAGATCAAGAGAGACGCGGATGCCACTGGCAAGGATAGCGGGGAGAGTGAATTGGAGGCCAAGAGTCTAAGGCAGTTAAGGAAAATGCTGAAAAGTCAATTAAAGATCAAGACAGAAGATAAGACGGTAGAGAAGCCAAGAACTGCATTGCAGGAAGTACCAGAGAACCAAATGGCAGGCAGTGGGAACTGA
- the LOC103444663 gene encoding uncharacterized protein At1g51745-like isoform X2 — MCVMDSTDSGAGEFSVGSIVWVRRRNGSWWPGKIVGPEELSTSHLTSPRSGTPVKLLGREDASVDWYNLEKSKRVKAFRCGEFDDCIEKAESAQGMPIKKREKYARREDAILHALELEKQLLKKQGKLGINSERLNSKLSGVVKKELVISSESLGIDNVKLGNSKSHTSHRNDIIGSPMSFERVKEGIQPSGDDDHSEVMPRMRGLQDFGLQIAPSKRKISSLASNGSWKSTFNGTDPALSRSGLGMGRTSHVNGVESTGVICKAKRSKIVYFPAESGESLEYEASPSNHVASSASPVGARPHAESMISENTSGFTEDDSDSSETDTSESESDSSETEPEMDEDMPLLSEPEVGRYEAQEHKIMVDEDPDEFSHSGDMSHLYSHDPLFASEAVSKWQLKGKRNIRNLTKKSVDATYGKGYNYGPYSEEKTEFIGLEDEYSMASRAATRSRNSVGQNMIDWEDWTWEDRSARNEYWDIKRERFNPVYDGRHRYRRRPKYLIDVDLKVQASYQKEPVPIVSLMSKLNGKAIIGHPIQIEALEDGSSNSLLSTVDEFGEAIDNNGVVTLPHAWRTARRTANVRVPRPHLSSALDGDETADYLRFSDEESRPPFKKLNIGSFSNKASQGKGSLPNSSRLPTDRKFSKKAAKKVILSSSQKTRTISSIPVEQNFSNKPIHHDSSSYQRDGLIKPESSGAAKTVACIPVKLVFSRLLEKINRPPSKAVILLNSEKERNS; from the exons ATGTGTGTTATGGATAGTACGGATTCAGGTGCGGGCGAGTTCAGTGTAGGATCGATCGTCTGGGTGAGGCGGAGGAACGGGTCGTGGTGGCCGGGGAAGATAGTGGGCCCGGAAGAGCTCTCCACTTCGCATCTCACGTCGCCTCGCTCTGGGACCCCCGTCAAGCTCCTAGGCAGAGAGGACGCCAGTGT TGACTGGTACAATTTGGAAAAATCGAAGCGTGTTAAGGCATTTCGATGCGGTGAGTTTGATGATTGTATTGAGAAGGCTGAATCAGCGCAGGGTATGCCtataaagaaaagagagaaatatGCACGTCGAGAAGATGCTATTCTTCATGCGCTTGAACTTGAGAAGCAGCTATTGAAGAAACAAGGAAAGTTAGGTATAAATTCTGAACGCTTGAACAGTAAGTTATCTGGTGTTGTGAAAAAGGAGTTAGTTATATCTTCCGAGAGTTTGGGAATTGACAATGTAAAACTTGGAAATTCCAAGTCACATACATCTCATAGAAACGACATTATAGGCAGTCCTATGTCTTTTGAAAGAGTCAAAGAGGGGATTCAACCGAGTGGTGATGATGATCATTCTGAAGTCATGCCTCGGATGAGAGGCTTGCAAGACTTTGGTCTCCAAATTGCCCCTTCGAAGCGAAAAATTTCTTCTCTTGCTTCAAATGGTTCTTGGAAATCCACATTTAATGGTACTGATCCAGCTCTTAGTCGCAGTGGTCTTGGCATGGGAAGAACAAGTCATGTGAATG GAGTGGAGTCGACTGGAGTTATTTGCAAGGCAAAGAGGAGTAAAATTGTATATTTTCCAGCTGAGTCTGGTGAATCCTTGGAGTACGAAGCGTCTCCTTCAAACCATGTAGCGAGCTCAGCCTCCCCAGTTGGCGCTCGTCCTCATGCTGAATCCATGATTTCAGAGAACACTTCTGGCTTTACAGAGGATGACTCTGATTCTTCTGAAACTGATACTTCCGAGTCCGAGTCGGATTCATCTGAGACCGAACCAGAAATGGATGAAGACATGCCTTTACTTTCAG AACCAGAAGTGGGAAGATATGAAGCACAAGAACACAAAATCATGGTTGATGAGGACCCTGATGAATTCTCGCATTCCGGTGATATGTCTCACCTCTATAGTCATGACCCTTTATTTGCTAGTGAAGCTGTTTCCAAATGGCAGTTGAAAGGGAAAAGGAATATCCGCAATCTTACGAAAAAGTCAGTGGATGCAACTTACGGCAAAGGCTATAATTATGGACCATATTCTGAAGAAAAG ACTGAGTTTATTGGACTGGAAGATGAATACTCCATGGCATCAAGAGCTGCAACAAGAAGTCGAAACAGTGTTGGTCAGAATATGATTGATTGGGAGGACTGGACCTGGGAGGATAGGTCTGCTAGGAACGAGTACTGGGACATCAAAAGAGAACGCTTTAACCCGGTATATGATGGCCGTCATCGTTATCGCAGGAGGCCAAAATACTTGATAGATGTTGACTTGAAGGTCCAGGCAAGTTACCAAAAGGAGCCTGTTCCAATTGTTTCTCTGATGAGCAAGTTAAATGGGAAGGCAATAATAGGGCACCCAATCCAAATTGAAGCCTTggaagatgggtcatccaactCGCTTCTTTCAACAGTTGATGAATTTGGTGAAGCAATTGACAATAATGGGGTTGTAACTCTTCCACATGCATGGAGGACAGCAAGGAGAACAGCAAATGTTCGAGTCCCACGCCCTCATTTATCATCCGCATTGGATGGTGATGAAACTGCTGACTACCTTCGCTTTTCAGATGAAGAAAGCAGACCACcatttaagaaattaaatataGGGAGCTTCAGTAACAAGGCAAGCCAGGGCAAAGGGAGCCTTCCTAACAGCTCTCGGCTTCCCACTGACAGAAAGTTCTCAAAAAAAGCGGCCAAGAAAGTGATCCTATCGTCAAGCCAGAAAACGAGGACTATATCTTCAATACCCGTTGAACAGAATTTTAGTAACAAGCCTATACACCATGACAGCAGTAGTTATCAAAGGGATGGGCTGATCAAGCCGGAGTCTTCTGGGGCTGCTAAGACCGTAGCTTGCATACCCGTGAAATTAGTATTCAGTAGGTTACTTGAGAAGATCAATAGGCCGCCATCAAAAGCAGTTATTTTATTGAATAGCGAAAAGGAGAGAAATTCATGA